In a single window of the Olivibacter sp. SDN3 genome:
- a CDS encoding polysaccharide biosynthesis/export family protein, whose translation MNKKTCNRLAVKGLLFLLVALLSSCASSKRLRYFQDMPQVVNGTEFEMTKFEETLIKPDDILNIRVNTIDQEASEAINSGNSFSPGNSLGVSVGGMGANNQMVTGYLVAQDGNVEIPILGSIELAGSTLLEAKQKIKAKAEEYFKDATVSIRFSNFRLSVLGEVNRPGTFIIPNQRVSVLDAIAFSGDLSVYGRRSNVMVIRKDDEGKGVAVKIDLTSKDAFTSPYFYLRQNDIVYVEPAGAKWLNTDNSVIRYASLLLSLVSLGVVIYR comes from the coding sequence ATGAATAAGAAAACATGCAATAGGCTCGCCGTTAAAGGGCTACTCTTCTTATTGGTAGCGCTACTTTCTTCATGCGCTAGCTCAAAAAGATTAAGATATTTTCAAGATATGCCCCAAGTGGTGAATGGAACTGAGTTTGAAATGACCAAATTTGAAGAAACCTTAATTAAACCAGATGATATCTTAAATATTAGGGTCAACACGATTGACCAAGAGGCATCGGAAGCTATTAACAGCGGCAATAGTTTTAGTCCAGGTAATAGTTTAGGGGTTTCTGTTGGTGGGATGGGTGCAAATAACCAAATGGTGACGGGTTACTTGGTAGCCCAAGACGGGAATGTGGAAATTCCGATTTTAGGATCTATTGAACTTGCTGGCAGTACATTGTTAGAAGCTAAACAGAAAATCAAAGCAAAAGCTGAAGAATATTTTAAAGATGCTACGGTAAGTATTCGTTTTTCTAATTTTAGGCTTTCCGTGTTGGGAGAAGTCAATCGACCTGGTACGTTTATTATTCCTAATCAGCGCGTATCTGTATTAGACGCGATAGCTTTTTCAGGTGATCTTTCGGTATATGGCAGAAGAAGTAATGTAATGGTCATTAGAAAAGATGATGAAGGTAAAGGGGTGGCTGTGAAGATTGACTTAACCTCGAAAGACGCATTTACTTCACCATACTTTTACTTAAGACAGAACGATATTGTTTACGTGGAACCTGCTGGTGCGAAGTGGTTAAATACGGATAACTCGGTTATTCGGTATGCCAGTTTACTGTTATCACTTGTCTCGCTAGGGGTAGTGATATATAGGTAA
- a CDS encoding glycosyltransferase family A protein: MISVIIPCYNSESFLRRAIDSVHSQSYTDWEIILVNNNSVDGTQNVIDEYVLAFPGRIFSLFEDRKGACYARNLGLSAAKGEWIQFLDADDELLPGKFERQLGKYAAKADVIIGAFSRVEVGTDKKSFYKVHPNKSIWYSILYSQAGITSSNLYKREAVLKINGWNTTLGSSQEYDMMFRLVQSNAAVAFDTTCAALIYEVPNSISRPTSKKALDKIERNYIDLRLRVAAHLNESGGWTNYLHRIYSVRLFRMMVGRREASLEHVKTIMRDLQLKVPPYIEILLICKYYIKRVLIRFNIINASLAEG, encoded by the coding sequence ATGATCAGTGTAATAATTCCTTGTTATAATAGTGAGAGCTTCTTACGTAGAGCAATCGACAGTGTACATTCTCAATCGTATACAGACTGGGAAATAATATTGGTAAATAACAATTCGGTAGATGGCACTCAAAACGTTATCGATGAATACGTGCTGGCTTTTCCCGGTAGAATCTTTAGTCTATTTGAAGATAGAAAGGGAGCATGTTACGCAAGAAACCTTGGACTTTCAGCCGCAAAGGGTGAATGGATACAATTTCTAGATGCAGACGATGAACTCCTTCCGGGAAAATTTGAAAGACAACTCGGCAAATATGCAGCCAAAGCCGATGTAATTATAGGTGCCTTTTCACGTGTAGAAGTGGGAACAGATAAAAAAAGTTTCTACAAGGTGCACCCAAATAAAAGTATTTGGTATTCGATTCTCTATTCGCAAGCTGGTATTACCAGTTCGAACCTATATAAGCGTGAAGCGGTTTTGAAGATAAATGGTTGGAATACGACATTGGGGTCTTCGCAGGAGTATGATATGATGTTCAGGCTAGTCCAATCTAACGCTGCAGTTGCTTTTGATACGACCTGTGCAGCATTGATATATGAGGTGCCTAATTCTATTTCAAGACCTACTAGTAAAAAGGCTTTGGACAAAATAGAGAGAAACTATATTGATCTGCGTTTGCGAGTTGCGGCACATCTTAATGAATCTGGTGGATGGACGAATTATTTACATAGAATATATTCGGTGAGACTGTTCAGGATGATGGTTGGTAGAAGGGAAGCTTCTCTGGAACATGTGAAGACAATCATGCGCGACCTTCAATTAAAAGTACCGCCCTATATTGAAATTTTGCTGATCTGTAAATATTACATTAAGAGGGTATTAATCAGGTTCAATATTATTAATGCCAGCTTGGCTGAAGGATGA
- a CDS encoding glycosyl hydrolase → MNRIIIFLSCLWITTAFKNAQAQQFAWGINGHPFTQEAYKKSTWEDQIAFIKDLNLSHYRFDVILTQDGLVHNHQLFSGFLEKLKAKGIVAMPVLSPRTKKMVGDSSTVYQTYFSQGEAFAKKYGRFFDVIEVGNEWDVLLMKKNASVDGTKPQHYDLDEAKKRMWLLSGFIDGFKSVKKIKVSLSLTWTHWYYLELLEQYNIDYDIIGYHWYSNMGDILNARKPYGNILSKVEEKFGKEIWITEFNTHLGARKSSLERQQTYVETTIQRLIKQGIVKGIFIYELFDQPALAKRYPSEVNFGLIYKEDSSYRKRPVYYAYQSLINSSGK, encoded by the coding sequence ATGAATAGAATAATCATATTCTTAAGCTGTTTATGGATTACGACTGCTTTTAAAAACGCTCAAGCGCAACAATTTGCCTGGGGAATTAATGGACATCCTTTCACGCAGGAAGCATATAAAAAATCGACTTGGGAGGATCAAATTGCATTTATTAAAGATTTAAACCTTAGTCATTACCGATTTGATGTGATTTTGACACAGGATGGCTTGGTACATAATCATCAACTTTTTTCTGGCTTCCTGGAAAAACTAAAGGCAAAAGGTATTGTTGCAATGCCTGTGCTATCTCCTAGAACGAAGAAAATGGTTGGAGATTCAAGTACAGTCTATCAAACCTATTTTTCACAAGGTGAAGCTTTCGCAAAGAAATATGGGAGATTTTTTGATGTAATAGAAGTAGGAAATGAGTGGGACGTTTTATTGATGAAGAAAAATGCCTCCGTTGATGGGACTAAACCACAACATTATGATCTTGACGAAGCGAAGAAAAGAATGTGGTTACTATCAGGTTTTATCGATGGATTTAAATCGGTCAAGAAGATAAAGGTAAGCTTATCGCTGACATGGACCCATTGGTATTATTTAGAACTATTGGAACAATATAATATAGATTATGATATCATTGGTTATCATTGGTACTCTAATATGGGGGATATTTTAAATGCCCGTAAACCCTACGGCAATATTCTCTCTAAAGTGGAGGAAAAATTCGGTAAAGAGATTTGGATTACAGAATTTAATACCCATTTGGGCGCTAGAAAATCTTCCTTGGAAAGGCAACAAACTTATGTAGAAACAACCATTCAACGGTTGATAAAACAAGGCATCGTTAAGGGAATATTCATTTACGAATTGTTTGACCAACCTGCTTTGGCTAAGCGGTATCCTTCGGAAGTAAACTTTGGTTTAATTTATAAAGAAGACAGCTCATATCGAAAGAGGCCCGTTTATTATGCATATCAATCACTTATTAACTCATCAGGTAAATAA
- a CDS encoding polysaccharide biosynthesis tyrosine autokinase: MRTQIDREKDRGIKTFITNMTSKWYVFVLSVVFFVLLAFAYLKYATPQYLISGVIMLKDQKNMSESKAVTSFASDNGLSFLLKPTENVMNEMKVLSSRRLALEVVKDLQLNVKVGAKNGLVFQELYDNLPFDVVIEDFRTDSLKERNFEIIFLENGKVKVVNEDEEIDKTINVNESLKTKQYDLALRPHGNSVYENKHYSVNIVSEDAAANSLMRNFSLELTDKSATTASLQLFYPNAKRGEVILQSLMSRYISDNRDKKVRLADSMLVFIDDRLSLVASELSDVERELEGFRSSNRITDLSEQSKLLVGNANEYYNKLKDQQSQLKVIGELESYVKNPDNQRIPSSTTIQNASFSASLSQYNTLLQELEKKKLSYTESNPVLINLKEQVASERSNLLQSIASYKRELQLTSEELGRANSGFNSEISQVPAKERQFVNYSRQQELKQQLYVYLLQKREEANIAKSSNAELAIVVDEAKSSGGPVKPTPATIYIMASMLGLIVPFGFLNARELLRTRLHAESDIEKYTDIEIIGKIGHNSSKDRLAIGNGVPNTPIAEGFRSLRANMYYALQSKPSKVVMVTSSINGEGKTFMSLNLGNSLSMTGKSVLFVELDLRKPKLAAMMGIQERIPGFSDIIREQATLEDCVKPCPVGSNCYLLAAGSLVDNPSELLLNERVDELFKKMRETFDYVIVDSPPVGLVSDAFLIQQYIEMTVYVCRHNYTKKEQFEFINELKSKNKLVDMYLVVNDVDLDSPGYFAYGYGYGYDQGEPNKRNWLKKLKN, from the coding sequence ATGAGAACTCAAATAGATAGAGAAAAAGATAGGGGCATAAAGACCTTTATAACGAATATGACCAGCAAGTGGTATGTGTTCGTGTTAAGTGTAGTATTCTTTGTATTGTTAGCTTTTGCTTACTTGAAGTATGCGACGCCTCAGTATCTGATTTCTGGTGTTATTATGTTGAAAGACCAGAAAAACATGTCGGAAAGTAAGGCGGTTACTTCATTCGCAAGTGACAACGGACTTTCATTCTTGTTGAAGCCTACAGAAAATGTGATGAACGAAATGAAGGTGCTGAGTTCCCGGAGGCTAGCATTAGAGGTTGTTAAAGATTTACAATTGAATGTGAAAGTTGGAGCAAAGAATGGCCTCGTATTTCAAGAGCTTTATGACAACCTTCCTTTTGACGTGGTAATAGAAGATTTTCGGACAGATTCTCTAAAAGAGCGGAATTTTGAAATCATTTTTCTCGAGAATGGTAAAGTGAAAGTAGTAAACGAAGATGAGGAGATTGATAAGACAATAAATGTAAATGAAAGCTTGAAGACTAAACAATATGATTTAGCGCTTCGACCACATGGTAACTCCGTTTATGAAAATAAGCATTATTCTGTAAACATTGTATCAGAAGACGCTGCTGCTAACAGCTTAATGCGAAACTTCAGTTTAGAGCTTACGGATAAATCTGCAACAACCGCTAGTTTGCAACTCTTTTATCCGAACGCCAAACGTGGAGAAGTAATTTTACAATCGCTGATGAGCCGGTATATCAGTGACAATAGAGATAAGAAAGTACGGTTGGCAGATAGCATGCTCGTCTTTATCGATGATAGATTGTCTCTCGTAGCATCAGAGTTAAGTGATGTTGAGCGGGAGCTGGAGGGTTTTAGGAGTAGTAATAGAATTACCGACTTATCGGAGCAATCTAAATTGCTTGTAGGAAACGCGAATGAATACTATAATAAACTGAAAGACCAGCAATCACAGTTAAAAGTAATAGGTGAGTTGGAAAGCTATGTTAAGAATCCTGACAATCAGCGTATACCGAGTTCTACAACTATACAGAACGCTTCTTTTTCTGCTTCGTTAAGTCAATATAATACGCTTTTACAGGAATTAGAGAAGAAAAAACTGTCGTATACAGAATCAAATCCGGTGCTCATAAACCTTAAGGAGCAAGTAGCTTCTGAACGAAGTAATCTGCTGCAAAGTATTGCTTCCTATAAAAGGGAATTGCAATTGACCAGTGAGGAATTGGGGCGTGCGAACAGTGGATTCAATAGCGAGATCAGTCAAGTGCCAGCAAAGGAAAGACAATTCGTAAATTATAGTAGGCAACAGGAACTCAAACAACAGCTTTATGTTTATCTGTTACAGAAACGTGAAGAGGCTAACATCGCCAAATCGTCAAATGCTGAACTGGCAATTGTAGTAGACGAAGCCAAAAGCAGTGGCGGGCCGGTGAAACCGACTCCAGCAACTATTTATATTATGGCGAGTATGTTAGGTCTAATTGTTCCATTTGGCTTTTTGAATGCGAGAGAATTATTACGTACTAGACTTCATGCAGAGTCTGATATTGAGAAGTATACGGATATCGAGATTATCGGGAAGATTGGTCATAACTCCTCCAAAGATCGGTTGGCTATAGGAAATGGCGTTCCAAATACGCCGATTGCTGAAGGTTTCAGAAGCTTGAGAGCGAATATGTACTACGCCTTGCAGTCTAAGCCTTCGAAAGTGGTGATGGTAACCTCAAGTATTAATGGTGAGGGCAAGACATTTATGTCGCTTAATCTGGGAAATTCACTTTCCATGACTGGAAAAAGTGTGTTATTTGTCGAATTGGATCTTCGTAAACCGAAGTTGGCAGCTATGATGGGTATTCAGGAGAGAATACCTGGTTTTTCAGATATTATACGTGAGCAAGCAACACTTGAAGATTGTGTAAAGCCCTGCCCGGTTGGCTCTAACTGTTACCTGCTTGCGGCAGGAAGTCTTGTCGACAACCCGTCGGAATTATTGCTGAATGAGCGAGTAGATGAACTTTTTAAGAAGATGCGTGAAACGTTTGATTATGTAATTGTCGATTCTCCACCGGTAGGGTTAGTTTCTGATGCTTTTTTAATACAACAATATATCGAGATGACGGTATATGTATGCCGTCATAATTATACGAAGAAAGAACAGTTCGAGTTTATCAACGAACTCAAGAGTAAAAATAAACTGGTGGATATGTATCTAGTCGTGAACGACGTCGACCTGGATAGTCCAGGGTATTTCGCTTATGGCTATGGCTATGGTTATGATCAAGGCGAACCTAATAAACGTAATTGGTTGAAAAAGCTAAAAAATTAG
- a CDS encoding glycosyltransferase translates to MKKALIHDWLDKYGGAERVVTAISEIMRFDYYYAYVNKMKKEDLVKTYGDQPVHIEQSIIMRKFKSSFRYFMPFFPMVVSQFNNQTKKNRIDLVISSSWALSKSYRVGNEIHICYLQARNFKYVWEESDKYFRGPLKMFSFLKTLLQKFDLKASKNPDFLISNSYFVRDWVKKRYDRDSVVIYPPVEVEDFYISDEKEDYFITVGRLEPYKRFDIIIDAFTKNGKKLIVVGDGAEMKKLKKRAGNNVSFVGYRSKAEIRELLSRAKGFVFAGVEDFGIAIVEALASGIPVIAYSGGASKELIHADNGRLFDMQTAESLNGAVEDFAMVDGDFDPHVIRESAMRFSKERFQSEFRQFVDQVVLTKLTNS, encoded by the coding sequence ATGAAAAAAGCTTTGATTCATGATTGGCTCGATAAGTATGGTGGAGCAGAGCGTGTAGTAACCGCTATTTCTGAAATTATGCGGTTTGATTATTATTATGCGTACGTGAATAAGATGAAAAAGGAAGATTTGGTTAAAACCTATGGTGATCAACCTGTGCATATCGAACAATCGATAATCATGAGGAAATTTAAATCATCCTTTAGGTATTTCATGCCCTTTTTTCCTATGGTTGTAAGCCAATTTAATAATCAAACAAAAAAAAACAGAATAGATCTTGTAATTAGCTCATCGTGGGCCCTTTCAAAATCATATAGAGTTGGCAACGAGATACATATTTGCTACCTTCAGGCAAGGAACTTTAAATATGTTTGGGAAGAATCAGATAAATATTTCCGTGGGCCGTTAAAAATGTTTTCATTCTTGAAAACATTACTCCAGAAGTTCGATCTGAAAGCAAGTAAAAACCCGGACTTCCTTATCTCCAATTCCTATTTTGTACGAGACTGGGTGAAAAAAAGATATGATCGAGATAGTGTAGTGATTTATCCGCCTGTAGAGGTGGAAGATTTTTATATATCTGATGAAAAGGAAGACTACTTTATAACGGTTGGTCGGTTAGAGCCGTATAAACGTTTTGATATAATTATCGATGCGTTTACGAAAAATGGAAAAAAACTAATTGTGGTGGGCGACGGTGCGGAAATGAAAAAACTGAAGAAAAGGGCAGGGAATAATGTGAGTTTTGTTGGTTATCGTTCAAAAGCGGAAATTCGGGAATTGCTTAGTCGAGCAAAAGGGTTTGTCTTCGCTGGAGTAGAGGACTTTGGTATAGCCATCGTTGAGGCTTTAGCATCGGGCATACCTGTAATAGCTTATAGTGGAGGTGCTAGTAAGGAACTTATTCATGCAGATAATGGTCGTTTGTTTGATATGCAAACAGCAGAATCATTGAATGGAGCAGTAGAAGACTTTGCCATGGTTGACGGGGATTTCGATCCGCATGTTATAAGAGAATCAGCGATGAGGTTTTCCAAGGAACGTTTTCAGAGCGAATTTCGACAGTTTGTAGATCAGGTAGTTTTGACGAAATTGACTAACAGCTAA
- a CDS encoding glycosyltransferase family 1 protein — translation MTNKIYINARFLTQKITGVQRFAIEISLVLHQLLGDKIVFLAPHGEMEASDFTKKVPVSSIGRNKGHIWEQIDLPLYLNRINRPLLINLCNAAPIFYKNKISTIHDVAYLRYPKSYSKSFLLLYKLMIPRILKTSRHIFTVSEFSKSEIKLFYPKKIRGKDITVIYNAVDDNFKPLTDPKLNGTSYLVAVSSLNERKNLHAVLTSFVNLNEKKLLTKDIFLYIIGDLKSVSFKTLDFGKYQKHSQIKFLGRIGDQDLVRYYSNAAGFIYPSLYEGFGIPPLEAQKCGCPVIVSNVSSLPEVFGDSALYCDPHNIDSLTKAIKVVLTDKDLKRSLIEKGYGNVARFSWLSSGQRIVEVLKMYF, via the coding sequence ATGACGAACAAAATTTATATCAATGCGAGATTTTTAACGCAGAAAATTACTGGAGTGCAGCGATTTGCTATAGAAATCTCGTTGGTATTGCACCAACTCCTAGGCGATAAGATTGTATTTCTTGCGCCACATGGAGAAATGGAAGCATCGGATTTTACTAAAAAAGTTCCAGTTTCTAGCATAGGAAGAAATAAAGGACATATATGGGAACAGATTGACTTGCCATTATATTTGAATAGGATTAATCGGCCGTTATTGATAAATTTATGTAATGCGGCACCTATTTTTTATAAAAACAAGATCTCTACGATTCATGACGTCGCCTATTTGAGGTATCCGAAAAGCTATTCGAAAAGCTTTTTATTACTATACAAGTTAATGATCCCTCGCATTCTAAAGACTTCCAGGCACATTTTTACTGTGAGTGAATTTTCTAAAAGTGAAATAAAATTATTTTATCCGAAGAAAATAAGAGGAAAGGACATAACGGTGATTTACAATGCGGTAGACGATAACTTTAAGCCGTTGACTGATCCCAAACTGAATGGTACTTCTTATTTGGTAGCCGTTTCTTCATTAAATGAGCGGAAGAACCTGCATGCAGTTCTGACATCTTTCGTCAACCTAAATGAAAAGAAGTTGCTTACGAAGGATATTTTTCTCTATATAATTGGTGATCTCAAGAGCGTTAGTTTTAAGACACTTGATTTCGGCAAATATCAAAAGCATTCCCAAATTAAATTCCTAGGACGGATTGGTGATCAGGATTTGGTACGCTATTATAGTAATGCAGCGGGGTTTATTTACCCTTCACTTTATGAAGGGTTTGGAATCCCTCCTTTGGAGGCTCAAAAATGTGGCTGTCCCGTGATTGTGTCCAACGTTTCATCTTTGCCCGAAGTTTTTGGTGATAGTGCGTTATACTGTGACCCTCATAACATAGATTCTCTGACTAAAGCGATTAAAGTGGTCTTAACAGACAAAGATTTAAAAAGGTCGCTGATAGAAAAAGGTTATGGGAATGTAGCCCGGTTTTCTTGGTTATCAAGTGGACAAAGGATTGTGGAAGTTTTGAAAATGTATTTTTAA
- a CDS encoding helix-turn-helix transcriptional regulator yields the protein MQTSTDKHYGQAIERIIRRNGYSISELARLTNVNRRSIYNWFNQRNLKPEIIFRIGCALKHDFSEEFPELFSEDDFEKVLGTSKDSGNSEEQPLEENSSAYWKDKYIRILEEYNRLLVNQIRHDSRKS from the coding sequence ATGCAGACGAGTACAGATAAACATTACGGCCAGGCAATTGAGCGTATAATAAGACGAAATGGTTATAGTATTAGCGAATTGGCCCGTTTAACTAATGTTAACAGAAGGTCTATTTACAATTGGTTCAATCAGCGAAATCTAAAGCCAGAAATTATCTTTAGGATCGGTTGTGCATTGAAACATGATTTCTCAGAAGAGTTTCCAGAATTATTCAGCGAGGACGATTTTGAAAAAGTATTGGGAACGTCAAAAGACTCAGGTAACTCCGAAGAACAACCACTAGAGGAAAATAGTAGCGCCTACTGGAAAGACAAATACATCAGAATTTTAGAGGAATATAATCGACTACTTGTCAACCAAATAAGACACGATAGTAGGAAATCCTAA
- a CDS encoding glycosyltransferase family 4 protein, which translates to MRIVLFNTLYYPKLIGGAEVSVQLLAEGLVKQGHQVFVFTLGDKDTEQDLNGVKVVHVKQRNIVRQFEGRQYNSLIKAIWMLIDSCNPFYVWRIRKLLKRIKPDLVHTNNIMGFSPAIWQVIKRLQIPLVHTMRDYYLLCHRCNMFNKGQNCEKLCKDCNITYQIKRNFIKFPDVFVGISRFILEKHSSFFVGLPPSKQHVVYNAVSIADESTPRKQLGDRLTFGFMARIAEDKGVDYLVDQLILLNNRYPEGFKILLAGKGEKEYVDMLKKKLNGISYEFLGVVHPKDFYQRVDVAIVPSLWNEPFGRVAIEALAFGIPVCMAARGGLTEIHDDKCSWLFSPGEVELSEVLADIVENTALVLDKSKYARNHTQSFNVNVNVAKYLRIYENVLEPVNKISS; encoded by the coding sequence ATGAGAATCGTACTATTTAATACGCTTTACTACCCTAAGTTGATCGGTGGAGCAGAAGTATCTGTGCAATTACTTGCAGAAGGCTTGGTGAAACAAGGACATCAAGTTTTCGTATTTACTTTAGGAGATAAAGACACGGAGCAGGATTTGAATGGTGTAAAAGTAGTTCACGTGAAGCAGCGGAACATAGTTCGCCAGTTTGAAGGTAGGCAATATAATAGTTTAATAAAAGCTATTTGGATGTTGATTGATTCTTGTAACCCCTTTTACGTTTGGAGAATTCGTAAATTACTTAAGCGGATTAAACCGGATCTTGTCCATACCAATAATATTATGGGTTTTTCACCAGCAATATGGCAAGTCATTAAAAGATTACAGATTCCATTAGTTCATACGATGCGTGATTATTACCTCTTGTGTCATCGATGTAATATGTTCAACAAAGGGCAAAATTGTGAAAAACTCTGTAAGGATTGTAATATTACCTATCAGATTAAAAGAAATTTTATAAAATTTCCGGATGTTTTTGTCGGGATAAGCAGATTTATTCTCGAGAAACATAGTTCTTTTTTTGTGGGCTTGCCTCCTTCCAAGCAGCATGTGGTTTATAATGCAGTCAGTATAGCTGATGAATCGACACCTCGAAAACAGCTGGGAGATCGTCTGACGTTTGGTTTCATGGCTCGGATAGCCGAAGATAAAGGCGTGGATTACTTGGTGGATCAACTTATTTTGCTCAATAATCGTTATCCAGAAGGGTTTAAGATTTTGCTGGCAGGTAAGGGTGAAAAAGAGTACGTTGATATGCTTAAGAAAAAATTAAATGGGATTTCATATGAGTTTTTAGGTGTCGTTCACCCAAAGGACTTTTACCAACGTGTTGACGTAGCCATTGTGCCTTCGTTGTGGAATGAACCCTTTGGTAGAGTGGCAATCGAAGCATTGGCTTTTGGTATTCCCGTCTGTATGGCAGCTAGAGGGGGGTTGACTGAAATTCATGATGATAAATGTTCATGGCTTTTTTCTCCGGGAGAAGTTGAGCTTTCTGAAGTGTTGGCAGACATTGTTGAAAATACAGCGTTGGTTCTTGATAAGAGTAAATACGCACGCAACCATACACAATCGTTTAATGTTAATGTAAACGTAGCAAAATATCTCCGTATTTACGAAAATGTTTTAGAACCGGTGAATAAAATAAGTAGTTGA
- a CDS encoding O-antigen ligase family protein has translation MRVNQLSTPVEYELKEYHSDVIPFYRNCVNFMVLFFPLLSFLLVPAVQGTTVTTVIAALLFGVLVAFPAGNNKAMYIRDTTIFFMIFMSFSIISQFLNLIYDLKLSDELVLVNRGSFLQYFFRPSHITQSLYIIISFIIFLFVKYYADRSVVKYIYWALRLLCFYAIYEFVYFKITGGPGDFMTNRKFGDRDASLFQTTSAAGIRLMRMKGYTGEPSMFAFTILPFWALTYGLKRRFDNILLLVCLILTFSTTAYFSIILFNVAWFIYKKRYRQIFYVLLGALIILAVMQLDAFRDTFNSIYNSVFDSKISGDSVSSRDRGGNITTHFEYWMGLGWLHQLFGIGFGYVRSTDFLTTILVNNGLVGFIVFSCFVGKHFFVKIPDKDLAFCYAAGLAILYFIMLATVPEFAYPSLWIYLGVVYVFNKQLPSIEEK, from the coding sequence ATGAGAGTTAATCAGCTATCAACACCTGTAGAATACGAGTTGAAAGAATACCATAGCGATGTCATTCCCTTTTATAGGAATTGCGTTAACTTTATGGTGCTTTTCTTCCCGTTGCTGTCTTTTTTACTCGTTCCTGCTGTTCAAGGTACAACGGTTACGACTGTCATTGCGGCACTTCTATTTGGCGTTTTAGTAGCTTTTCCTGCGGGCAATAATAAGGCTATGTATATAAGGGATACGACGATATTCTTTATGATTTTCATGTCCTTTAGTATCATCTCTCAATTTCTGAACTTGATATACGACCTGAAGCTCAGTGATGAATTGGTGTTGGTTAATAGAGGAAGCTTTTTACAGTATTTCTTTAGACCTTCTCATATTACGCAGTCGCTTTATATAATAATCTCTTTTATTATTTTTTTATTTGTAAAATACTATGCTGATAGATCGGTAGTGAAATATATCTATTGGGCTTTACGTCTGCTTTGTTTCTATGCAATCTATGAGTTTGTATACTTTAAGATTACAGGAGGCCCGGGCGATTTTATGACGAATAGAAAGTTTGGAGATAGAGATGCCTCATTGTTTCAAACGACCTCCGCTGCTGGTATAAGACTGATGAGAATGAAGGGGTATACTGGTGAGCCTTCCATGTTCGCCTTTACTATATTGCCTTTTTGGGCGTTAACTTATGGTTTAAAAAGGAGGTTTGATAATATATTATTACTCGTATGCTTAATACTTACCTTTTCTACAACGGCCTATTTTTCTATTATACTATTCAATGTTGCATGGTTCATTTACAAAAAACGTTATAGACAGATTTTCTATGTTTTGCTTGGAGCGCTGATCATACTTGCAGTTATGCAACTTGATGCGTTCCGTGATACCTTTAATAGTATTTACAATTCCGTTTTCGACTCTAAAATAAGTGGGGATTCGGTTTCCTCAAGAGACAGGGGAGGAAATATAACTACGCATTTTGAATATTGGATGGGGCTGGGGTGGTTACATCAACTTTTTGGGATAGGTTTTGGGTATGTCCGTTCAACTGACTTTTTAACGACGATCTTGGTAAATAATGGTCTAGTTGGTTTTATCGTTTTCTCCTGTTTCGTAGGTAAGCACTTTTTTGTAAAAATCCCTGATAAAGATCTTGCCTTTTGTTATGCTGCAGGTTTAGCTATATTGTATTTTATTATGTTAGCTACAGTCCCTGAATTCGCTTACCCATCACTGTGGATATATCTCGGTGTCGTTTACGTATTTAATAAGCAACTACCTTCAATAGAAGAAAAATAA